The genomic stretch CAAATGTATTGATTGGACTACTACTAATCCTTAGTGTAGTTAGTGTAAGATGTATGTCTGAAAATACAATATTTATGCTCTATTTAAGGTATCAAAATTAAAAATTATAAAAATCTGTTTTTTAAATAAAGATAGATAACTAACAAAATTAAATGCAACATATAGATTATAAATCCATACTTCAAAAACTCAATTAAATATATATTTCCCTTTGACAATCTTAAAGTTATCAAATTAGCAAAAGAGGCTATTAATGTTCCATTTCCCCCTATATTTACTCCATAGGCGATTGGTAGCCAGTTGTTGTATATATTTGACATTAAAATGGCTGTTGGAACATTTGAAAGAATTTGAGATAATATTGAGGAATAGACCATAACAAATATGTCATTCTCATAACTAATTTTAAAAAACTCTATAATACCCAATCTTTTTAAACCCTCAATATCTATAAACAAGGCACAAAATGTTAAAATAAACAGATAGTCAATTTTTACTCTCTTAATTAATGAAATAAAGAGAATTATTGGAAATAAATAAATATAGTTAAACATTCCCAAAATTGATGCAACAACTAAAATAAATATTAATAAGTAAATTAACCACTCTTTTTTAAATGTTTGAATTTCTATTGATTCTATATTTATTTTTGCTCTTTTAAAATCTAAAAAAGGAATTAAAATTAAAAGTCCAAAAATCTCCAATGGCACCATATTTACTATGAAATTTATTGGATTTATATTGTAATGATGATATATGAACAAATTTTGCGGATTCCCAAAGGGTGTTAAAGAACTTCCAATATTTGCTGAAATTCCCTCCAACATTAAAATTTTTCTTAAATTTATATTACAATATTCTGCAACTATTAAAGTTATTGGAATTACTACAAAGAGAGCAATATCGTTTGTTACAAACATAGACATTATTAAAGTCAATAAAATTAGAACAACAAAAACTCTATCAGTTTTTTTCAGTATTTTTAAAGAAATCCACTCCAAAAATCCACAGTCTTTTAAAATATTAACAATTACTAATATGTAGAATAAACTAAAAATGGTTTTCCATTCGATAATATCTACTATTTCAGTTGGCTTTATTATGAATGTTAAAAATAATACAGAAAGAAGAATAAAGAATGTAAATATTAGCTCATCAATATCTTTTAGTTTATTTTTCATACATATCCTCTTAGAGTAATATGATTATAATCTCATAACATCCTTAAAAAATTTATATATCTTGATAACATATAAAAAATAAAAATTGCCCATTTTTTCTATGATATTATTTTTTATCTTACTTTACTCCCTACTTTTATATTCTTATCAACAGTTAATAGACAAACATTTCTTTCATCATCTTCAGCCGCTAATATCATTCCTTCAGATACAACTCCACACAACTTGGCAGGTTTTAAGTTACAAACGACAATTACTTTTTTTCCAATTAATTCTTCAGGCTTATAATAATTTTTAATTCCTGAAACAATTTGTCTCTTTTCATCCCCTAAATCAACAACTAATTTTAAAAGTTTTTTTGATTTAGGAATATCTTCAGCCTCAACAACTTCTCCTACTCTTAAATCAATTTTTTCTAAGTAATTTATATCTATTTGTTCCATTTTTTCTCCTCCTTCATTTTCTTCTTTTTCTTTATTTTTATAGAGATTTTTCTTCATCTCTTCTATCTTTTTATCATCTATCTTTTTAAATATAATCTTTGGTTTTTTGAGTTCGTTTCCTTTTAAATTTAAATCAAGTTCTTCATTCATTAAATCCAATAAAGCAAGAGACTTTTTAGGCATATATGGATACAATAAATATGCTAAGGTTTTAACCACTTTGCAGCAGGTATATAATATTTCCTCCAATCTTTTTTCGTCCTCTACAGCCCATGGCTCCATCTTTTGGAAGTAACTATTCCCCTCAATAGCAAGATGCAATATATTAACTAAGGCATCTCTAAATTTGAAACTCCTTATATTTTTATCAACTAAATCAATAGTTTCTTCACATTTTTGTAATAATTTTTTATCTTCCTCTTTTAATCTCTCTTCATCTACTATTGGAACCTTTTTAAACTTTCTATGCGTAAATGTTAAAACTCTATGTGTAAAGTTTCCAATTATATTTATAAGTTCATTGTTTATCTTATTTTTAAATTCATCAAATGAGAAATCACAATCTTTAAATAAAGGGGCAGACATTATTAAGTAGTATCTCAAATAGTCTGCATCAAAATATTTAACGAAATCTTTAATCCAAATAACCCACTTTTTACTTGTACTCATCTTTTTTCCTTCTAAGGTTAGATAACCTCCACTAATTACAGATGTTGGTAGATTATACTCTCCATGAGCTATTAACATTCCTACCCAAAATACTGCATGATGAACAGTGATATCTTTTCCAATAAAGTGATAAATCTTTGTATCTTTTTCCAACCAATATTTTTTCCAAACATCCCCCAACATTTTTGTAAATGAGATATAACCAATAGGTGCCTCTAACCAAACATACATTACTTGATTGGTTCCTGGAATTGGCACTCCCCAATTTAGATCCCTTGACACATCCCAATCGTGCAACTCTTTAATCCAATTTAACGCCATATTTTTAACGTGTTCAGGCATTTCTTCAGAATTTTTAATATATTCCTCTAACTCTTTTTTTAAAGCACTTAATTTAAAGAAATAATGTTTTGTCTTTTTAATAACTGGTTTTCCTTTACATATAACACAGTATGGATCCTTTAACTCATAAGGCTCCAAATGTCTCCCACAAACTTCACAATGGTCTCCTCTTGCCTCCCCTCCACAGTATGGACAGATTCCTTCAACATATCTATCTGGCAGAAATTTTTTACAATTTTCACAGTAAAATTGCTCTATCTCTTTCTCATAAATATATCCATTCTCTTTTAACTTTAAAAAAAACTCTTGAGCAGTTTTTATATGTATCTCACTGTGTGTTTTTCCAAAAGCATCAAACTCAATTCCCAAAGAATCTAAATCCTCTTTAATTTCTTTATGATATTTTTCAACAATCTTTTCAGGTGTTGTCCTTTCTCTTTCAGCAGTTAATACAATAGGAACTCCGTGATTGTCTGTCCCTCCTATATGTATAACATCCTCTCCTTTTAATTTTAAGTATTTATACATAATATCCGCTGGAATATAAGTACTTCTTGCATGACCTAAGTGTAAAGGCCCATTCGTATATGCCAAGGCAGTTGTTATTAGATATCTCATATTAAATCCCTCCAATAGAGTTTTTTAATTAAAATTCAAACAATTAAAAAGTTAAAAAGTCAATTTTAATAAATGAATTTTATGAGCTGAAAATAACAAAAGTAAAATTTAGATTACCCTTCAATAGTTCCATATCCTATTAATCTCCATCTTGACCCTACTCTTCTACTTATAGCCACTCTATCCCCAATATCTGCACATATTGGTATTTTTAATTTTATATCTGCTATATCTCCTCTTGCTGATGTTATAACCCCTGCAGTTGTAGCAGTTCCAATATTCAGCATTAAAACCTCTCCTGTTCTTAATGGCTCAATTTTTAACTCTTCCTTAGTACCAACGACTCTCTCTAATAAATTAGCCTTTATAGTAATTTTTTCCCTTATTGGAGGGAGTGTTCCTGGCAAGCCAACAACACTTCCAGTTAATGCGTCTGACTTTGTTAAGTATGGATCTAATGTTGTCCCAACCCCAATTAAACCTCCCGGATGTGCTTTTTTAAGTATTGTATTTCCAGCAGCTAATGAGACAATTTTAGTAGTTAATGGTTTCCAAAATGTTTTATTTCCTTCAGTTACCTTAATCCCTGGTCTAATTTCAATTTCATCTCCTACTTTGAAAGTACCCTGTATTATTGCTCCTCCCAATACTCCTCCTTTTAAATCTTTAATTTCAGTTCCTGGCTTATTTATATCGAAACTTCTTGCAACATACATTCTTGGTGTAGCGTTAGGATCTCTTTCAGGCGTAGGAATAAAATCTTGTATTGCCTTTAATAAAACATCAATATTTGCTTCGTGGTGGGCAGAGATTGGGATTATTGGAGCATTTTCAGCAATAGTTCCCTTAACAAATTCCTTTATCTGTCTATAATTTTCTTCTGCCTGTTTTTCATCAACTAAGTCAATTTTATTTTGAACGATAATAATTTTGTCAATTCCTAAGATTTCTAAAGCCATTAAATGCTCTTTTGTTTGAGGTTGTGGACATGGTTCATTGGCGGCTATAACTAATATAGCCCCATCCATCAGTGAAGCTCCTGATAACATCGTAGCCATTAATGTTTCATGCCCTGGAGAATCTACAAATGAAACTCTTCTTAAAAATTCAGTTTCAGCTAAACAGTTTGGACATCTTGGTTTAGTTGTATAAGTTCCACATTGTGGGCATTTTCTTATCTCACAATCTGCATATCCCAACCTAATTGATATACCTCTCCTCAACTCTTCACTATGTCTATCTGTCCAGATTCCAGTTAATGCCTTTGTTAAACTTGTTTTTCCGTGATCAACATGACCAACCATTCCAATATTTACTTCTGCCTGTTTAGATTGTTTTTTCTTTGCCATAATTATCCCCCATGTTAATTAAATTAATTTATTGAAATAATCTTAACAACTAATAAAGATTAATAATGTGTAAATATTAAGTTTTATTTATGACTTTAACGATATTTTAAAACATTATAGTGTTTCCACATTATTTATATTTAATGTTGCAAAAAATAGTATTAAAGATAAAAATGAATTTACTGAGATTCATTTAAAAACTAACTATGAAAAATAAAAAATAAATAAATTATGCTAATTTTAACATTTATTCACTTTACTCTCCACCTTCTAATCCTAACAATTCAGGAATTGATTTTTCACCATATTCAACAACTTTACAGTTGATTTGGACAATATCTGGAGCTATTGTATTTCCTCTTACTGTTTTTCTTCTTCTCTCTCCTTTTCTTTTTGGTCTAAATCCTGGTGGAGCACTTAGTAAAACTCTAACTTTTCTACTTCCGTGGATATCTGGTCTCATTGGAAATCCACTTGAATCAGAACCTCCAGTTATTTCTAATTTGTATCCTTCTAACCCTAAGATACTACCGTCAAATGTTTCTCCTATTCTTTTTCCAACTAATGGAGTGTTATCTGCCTCTATTTGATAGCATCTACCTGTTTTTGGATCTGCAACAACAAACTTTGCTGTAGGCATTGTAATTACCTCCTTTATGTTGTTTTATTTAATTTTTTATTTTTGTAGTATATTGAATTATTCAGTTATTTAGTTTTTTAAATTTAATTTTAATTTATCTTTTTAATTCTATAATAAAACAGTTTAAATTTTTAATTTTAATTAGTTATCCCCCTATGCCTCACCAGTTTCATCATTTAACTACCCCTTTGGGGTTAAAGGGGTAGAATATCCACTGGATCATCGACGAGTCCCAACTCCTATATAGAGGAGTCAGGACAATAGACATAAGATTTATTGAAATCATTGTTTTAAATAATTTTTGGTCTTAAACCTTAAATGCTATTGAAATTATATAGTATAAAGTTATGAGTATAGCAATTGCTAAAAACATATATTGAGATCTTAACATTCTTTTTCTTTTTTGCATATATTCCATTCTACATTTTTCTGAACAAAAAACCTGATCTGGAGGAATTGAGATACCACAATTTAAACAGTGTCTATGCTTTGGAATTTCCATAATTATCCCTCTATTATTGTACCATTTATTATTCCTTTACTAACATTTAAAAGTTCTTCAGGTGTTCCTTTAACAACCACTACTTTTAATTTAGCTCTTTCAATAATTTTAGCCGCTAATAAATCAATAACTGATGATGATCCTGCCTCTAATGAAAATGATAAAGCTAAATCAACGAGTTGTTTTGCAGAAATTTTATCAAATTTTTTTGCATCTTTATATTTGTTAGGATCTTTATTATAGACACCATCTACATTTGTTCCTATAACTAATAGATCAGCGTTTATAAACTCTGCCAATGAGGCAGAAACAGCATCAGTAGTATGACCCGGATGAGTTCCACCCATAACTGGAATCTTTCCTAAACTTAAAATTAATTCTGCCTCTTCAAAAGATGTTGGAACTTTTTTTATACTATAGTCTCCTAATGCTGAAATTAAAATCATTGCGTTCATTCTCGTAGCCATTATTCCAATTTCATCGCAAAAACTATTATTAGCTTTAAGTTCTCTTGCTATACTTATATATTCTCTTGCTGTCTTTCCTCCTCCAACAACTATCGCTATTTCATGCCCTTCATCTTTTATCTTTTTAAAAACATCTGCATATTCTTTAATCTTTTTAGCATTCGCTCCTTCCTTTGGCATTATAACTGAACCACCCAAATCAAAAACTATCCTCATCATATCACCAAAAGTATATAATGAGTATTTTTGCTAATAAAAACAAAACATACTTGGTATATAAAATTAATCTTACCAAACTTTTTATTTCTACCTTCTACTAATTATTTCATAATATATTTAAATATTTGGATTAATATCCACAAAAAATAAAAAGGTGTAATATAATTATAATATTACTGTAAAGTTACCACATACTAACTTAGAGTCAACTTGATATCCGAGCCAAACTCTTTAGCAACCTTCTCATACATTTAGCAATAGCTCTACTTACTCTCTCTGCTCCTGCCTTCTTCAATATTCTTTCAAATGGTGCTACTGGTAGCTCTCCCATTAATCTCTTTTTAGGCTTTTACATTTTTAGTTTTTATAATAGGAGTATATATATTTTTCTCTTAAGTTTTTTTAAGAATTATAGTGAGTTCGTTTTTAGTATTTGCCTTTAGATTAATTATTTTATATATTTTTATATTATTATGTTTATTTAAAATACTTATAACTTTTTCTAAATCTTCTTTAATTGTTCTATATTTTCTTGCCTTTAATGTATGAATTATATATTTATCTTTTTTTAAGTATTTTGCAAATTTTAAAGTAAGTAATATAGATTCCTCTGGATATAAGTTAGTGTCATTGGTAATTAAATCAATTTCTTTATCAATTTCTTTTTTAAAATCTACATATTCAGCTTTCTTTTTTATATGAACTATGTTTTTAGCATTTACTTTTAAATCTCCAGGATCAATTGCATAAACTATTTTAGCCTTTTTCGATAAAACCTTGACCCATCCTCCAGGAGATGAGCCAATATCAACGACACAATTTAAATTTTCAAAAATATCTGGATATATTTTCATT from Methanocaldococcus lauensis encodes the following:
- the pyrH gene encoding UMP kinase, which gives rise to MRIVFDLGGSVIMPKEGANAKKIKEYADVFKKIKDEGHEIAIVVGGGKTAREYISIARELKANNSFCDEIGIMATRMNAMILISALGDYSIKKVPTSFEEAELILSLGKIPVMGGTHPGHTTDAVSASLAEFINADLLVIGTNVDGVYNKDPNKYKDAKKFDKISAKQLVDLALSFSLEAGSSSVIDLLAAKIIERAKLKVVVVKGTPEELLNVSKGIINGTIIEG
- the metG gene encoding methionine--tRNA ligase, with product MRYLITTALAYTNGPLHLGHARSTYIPADIMYKYLKLKGEDVIHIGGTDNHGVPIVLTAERERTTPEKIVEKYHKEIKEDLDSLGIEFDAFGKTHSEIHIKTAQEFFLKLKENGYIYEKEIEQFYCENCKKFLPDRYVEGICPYCGGEARGDHCEVCGRHLEPYELKDPYCVICKGKPVIKKTKHYFFKLSALKKELEEYIKNSEEMPEHVKNMALNWIKELHDWDVSRDLNWGVPIPGTNQVMYVWLEAPIGYISFTKMLGDVWKKYWLEKDTKIYHFIGKDITVHHAVFWVGMLIAHGEYNLPTSVISGGYLTLEGKKMSTSKKWVIWIKDFVKYFDADYLRYYLIMSAPLFKDCDFSFDEFKNKINNELINIIGNFTHRVLTFTHRKFKKVPIVDEERLKEEDKKLLQKCEETIDLVDKNIRSFKFRDALVNILHLAIEGNSYFQKMEPWAVEDEKRLEEILYTCCKVVKTLAYLLYPYMPKKSLALLDLMNEELDLNLKGNELKKPKIIFKKIDDKKIEEMKKNLYKNKEKEENEGGEKMEQIDINYLEKIDLRVGEVVEAEDIPKSKKLLKLVVDLGDEKRQIVSGIKNYYKPEELIGKKVIVVCNLKPAKLCGVVSEGMILAAEDDERNVCLLTVDKNIKVGSKVR
- a CDS encoding translation initiation factor IF-2 subunit gamma, with product MAKKKQSKQAEVNIGMVGHVDHGKTSLTKALTGIWTDRHSEELRRGISIRLGYADCEIRKCPQCGTYTTKPRCPNCLAETEFLRRVSFVDSPGHETLMATMLSGASLMDGAILVIAANEPCPQPQTKEHLMALEILGIDKIIIVQNKIDLVDEKQAEENYRQIKEFVKGTIAENAPIIPISAHHEANIDVLLKAIQDFIPTPERDPNATPRMYVARSFDINKPGTEIKDLKGGVLGGAIIQGTFKVGDEIEIRPGIKVTEGNKTFWKPLTTKIVSLAAGNTILKKAHPGGLIGVGTTLDPYLTKSDALTGSVVGLPGTLPPIREKITIKANLLERVVGTKEELKIEPLRTGEVLMLNIGTATTAGVITSARGDIADIKLKIPICADIGDRVAISRRVGSRWRLIGYGTIEG
- a CDS encoding SLC13 family permease encodes the protein MKNKLKDIDELIFTFFILLSVLFLTFIIKPTEIVDIIEWKTIFSLFYILVIVNILKDCGFLEWISLKILKKTDRVFVVLILLTLIMSMFVTNDIALFVVIPITLIVAEYCNINLRKILMLEGISANIGSSLTPFGNPQNLFIYHHYNINPINFIVNMVPLEIFGLLILIPFLDFKRAKINIESIEIQTFKKEWLIYLLIFILVVASILGMFNYIYLFPIILFISLIKRVKIDYLFILTFCALFIDIEGLKRLGIIEFFKISYENDIFVMVYSSILSQILSNVPTAILMSNIYNNWLPIAYGVNIGGNGTLIASFANLITLRLSKGNIYLIEFLKYGFIIYMLHLILLVIYLYLKNRFL
- a CDS encoding 30S ribosomal protein S6e, with translation MPTAKFVVADPKTGRCYQIEADNTPLVGKRIGETFDGSILGLEGYKLEITGGSDSSGFPMRPDIHGSRKVRVLLSAPPGFRPKRKGERRRKTVRGNTIAPDIVQINCKVVEYGEKSIPELLGLEGGE
- a CDS encoding DUF2116 family Zn-ribbon domain-containing protein translates to MEIPKHRHCLNCGISIPPDQVFCSEKCRMEYMQKRKRMLRSQYMFLAIAILITLYYIISIAFKV